In Candidatus Dependentiae bacterium, one genomic interval encodes:
- a CDS encoding glycosyltransferase family 39 protein encodes MIMQKYTRLCFYLVLYVFLTFIIYFHIPDQQSHLEIDSPGYDRIAVNFAENNILVDPHNMQSAPIQPVGYPFFLGVLYTIFGHLYTPVIVVQIVLGLVSCLLIFLVSLQLFDIRVANIAAFFSAINIGFLTYPHFVLAETVLLFLLLLFWWLFLKKKYFFAGLMIGSSILVKPSALLFIPVVTLYLLFLSKQSRLRVIGTFLCSAYGPIVLYMMYNYYMWGYFALAPLTSLNIYHVFFSKVLAQLHGDTSKHYMQITLKFTGTHSFDESGWNNAKKLFFDYLSKEPLIFIYVWFKNVCKSLFGLFSTQLKVLLEPALKGGDCSFFAMPGDFFDKINAYVRHGTDSTILQLIASWDAVWSFVRIIPFFLGFMVLAIKKQYGIGLLIFLFITQCLIITGFDGCARYRLICEPFIIILMSAGLWYTYLLRSKRKRFCETCKYSFLLLS; translated from the coding sequence ATGATTATGCAGAAATACACAAGATTATGCTTTTATTTAGTGCTTTATGTTTTTCTTACATTTATTATTTATTTTCATATTCCAGATCAACAATCACATTTAGAAATTGATTCCCCGGGGTATGATCGTATTGCAGTTAATTTTGCTGAGAATAATATTTTGGTTGATCCGCATAATATGCAAAGTGCACCAATTCAGCCGGTTGGGTATCCATTTTTTTTAGGTGTTTTGTATACAATTTTTGGGCATTTGTATACACCAGTTATTGTAGTTCAAATAGTTTTGGGCTTAGTTTCCTGTTTACTTATATTTCTTGTTTCGCTACAGCTGTTTGATATTCGTGTAGCTAACATTGCCGCATTTTTTTCTGCTATCAATATAGGCTTTTTAACGTATCCGCACTTTGTGTTAGCAGAAACTGTATTGCTTTTTTTATTATTACTTTTTTGGTGGCTATTTTTGAAAAAAAAATATTTTTTTGCTGGTCTAATGATAGGATCTTCTATTCTAGTAAAACCTTCAGCATTACTGTTTATTCCCGTAGTAACACTGTATTTGTTGTTTTTATCAAAACAAAGTCGATTACGAGTTATTGGTACATTTTTATGTAGTGCGTATGGTCCAATAGTATTATATATGATGTACAATTATTATATGTGGGGATATTTTGCTCTTGCGCCACTAACAAGCTTGAATATCTACCATGTTTTTTTCTCAAAAGTGTTAGCGCAATTGCATGGTGATACATCAAAACATTATATGCAAATAACGCTTAAATTTACTGGAACACATAGCTTTGATGAGTCTGGTTGGAACAATGCTAAAAAATTATTTTTTGACTATTTAAGTAAGGAGCCACTTATTTTTATTTATGTATGGTTTAAAAACGTATGCAAAAGTTTATTTGGTCTTTTTTCTACGCAATTAAAAGTATTATTGGAGCCTGCATTAAAAGGAGGTGATTGTTCATTCTTTGCTATGCCAGGTGATTTTTTTGATAAAATTAATGCATATGTGCGACATGGAACTGATTCAACTATACTACAGCTTATTGCATCGTGGGATGCGGTTTGGTCATTTGTGCGTATTATACCATTTTTTTTGGGTTTTATGGTGCTTGCTATAAAAAAACAGTATGGTATTGGATTATTAATTTTCTTATTTATAACACAATGTTTAATAATAACTGGTTTTGATGGTTGTGCGCGTTATCGTCTTATTTGTGAACCATTCATTATTATTTTAATGTCGGCTGGGTTGTGGTATACATACCTTTTGAGGTCCAAAAGAAAAAGGTTTTGTGAAACTTGTAAATATTCATTTCTTCTATTATCATAA
- a CDS encoding NTP transferase domain-containing protein, giving the protein MKLLIKVVVLALLGSHMSNYLYSNSQKNSHVYFVILAGGNGERLWPLSRKSKPKQLLEMGNKTLLDQAIDRAALLVPRENIWISTTEYHKKNIQDLVGNKIGAIVVEPGSRNTAPAILLSCFKLYKHDKNAIVIFVPADPFIPDRDAKKFAGFVEHGINFIRHNNQLLLFGVMPTYPATGYGYIEFDITKSNDGITPFKVTHFHEKPSLAVAKHYLKSNNKLWNIGMFGGKVSVFLNEFKMYALTMFDGIRDYCYGMGDYNTLPMDSIDYAIMEKSNNVWVMPVDFSWCDVGNIEVFLSLEKEHSDKETQVLTVDSRNNMVSVSDKLVALVGVDDLCIVQTNDALLITKREKAEQVKKIVQQLKEHAADEYL; this is encoded by the coding sequence ATGAAGCTGTTGATCAAAGTAGTAGTGTTGGCGTTGTTGGGAAGTCACATGAGTAATTATCTTTACTCCAATTCTCAAAAAAATTCTCATGTTTACTTTGTGATTCTTGCTGGTGGTAATGGTGAACGATTGTGGCCGCTGAGCAGAAAAAGTAAACCAAAACAACTGCTAGAAATGGGCAATAAAACATTGCTTGACCAGGCGATTGATAGAGCTGCACTATTGGTGCCTCGAGAAAATATTTGGATAAGTACGACAGAGTATCATAAAAAGAATATTCAAGATTTAGTGGGAAACAAAATAGGCGCTATTGTGGTGGAGCCTGGTTCTCGCAATACAGCACCGGCAATTTTATTAAGCTGTTTTAAGTTATATAAACATGACAAAAATGCGATTGTAATTTTTGTACCGGCTGATCCGTTTATTCCAGATCGTGATGCAAAAAAATTTGCTGGTTTTGTAGAGCATGGAATTAATTTTATTAGGCACAACAATCAATTACTTCTTTTTGGTGTAATGCCAACTTATCCTGCAACAGGGTATGGATACATAGAATTTGATATAACCAAATCTAACGATGGTATTACCCCATTTAAAGTAACGCACTTTCATGAAAAACCATCGCTTGCGGTTGCAAAACATTATCTTAAATCAAACAACAAATTATGGAATATTGGTATGTTTGGAGGTAAAGTTTCAGTCTTTCTTAATGAGTTTAAAATGTATGCTTTAACAATGTTTGACGGTATACGTGATTATTGCTACGGCATGGGCGATTATAACACTCTTCCAATGGATTCAATCGATTATGCCATCATGGAAAAAAGTAATAATGTTTGGGTAATGCCGGTTGATTTTTCATGGTGTGATGTTGGAAACATTGAAGTTTTTTTATCACTTGAAAAAGAGCATAGCGATAAGGAAACACAGGTACTGACTGTTGACTCACGCAATAATATGGTGTCTGTCTCAGACAAATTGGTAGCGCTTGTGGGTGTTGACGATCTATGTATTGTTCAAACAAATGATGCGCTGCTAATAACCAAGCGTGAAAAAGCAGAGCAGGTAAAAAAAATTGTACAACAACTTAAGGAACACGCAGCTGATGAATATCTTTAG
- the gmd gene encoding GDP-mannose 4,6-dehydratase, with product MKVALIVGITGQDGSYLAELLLKKGYEVHGVKRRTSLINTSRINHLYHDRHERGKNGFFLHYGDVTDATNIIRLIQQIQPDEIYNLAAQSHVAVSFQMPEYTAQVDALGTLHILEAIRILGLTKKTRFYQASTSELYGKVQEVPQTESTSFYPRSPYGVAKLYGFWITKNYREVYQMFACNGILFNHESPRRGETFVTRKITRAVARIKYGLQDALYLGNLDAQRDWGYAKDFVYAMWLMLQQEQPEDFVIATGQMHSVREFVELSFKEIGITIVWKGSGIDEVGYDVETGRPLVFVDPNYFRPAEVEQLIGNATKAQEKLGWQPHLTFYDLVALMVKEDCKFVEKAVVSDGNHKSKSVLSNTNE from the coding sequence ATGAAAGTGGCATTAATTGTTGGAATTACAGGACAAGATGGTTCGTACCTGGCGGAACTTTTACTTAAAAAAGGGTATGAAGTTCATGGAGTGAAACGGCGAACTTCTTTAATCAATACCTCACGTATTAATCATTTATACCATGATCGACATGAAAGAGGTAAAAATGGTTTCTTTCTCCACTATGGTGATGTCACTGATGCAACCAATATTATTCGTTTGATTCAGCAGATACAACCAGATGAAATTTATAACTTAGCTGCACAAAGCCATGTCGCTGTTTCGTTTCAAATGCCAGAATATACAGCACAGGTTGATGCGCTTGGGACATTGCACATTTTAGAAGCAATTCGTATTTTGGGATTGACTAAAAAAACGCGATTTTATCAGGCTTCTACTAGTGAATTATATGGTAAGGTTCAAGAAGTGCCGCAAACGGAGTCTACATCATTTTATCCTCGTTCACCATATGGTGTTGCAAAATTATATGGTTTTTGGATCACAAAAAATTATCGTGAGGTATATCAGATGTTTGCCTGCAATGGTATTTTGTTTAATCACGAATCGCCACGCCGAGGAGAAACATTCGTAACAAGAAAAATTACCCGTGCAGTGGCTAGGATAAAATATGGACTACAAGATGCATTATATTTGGGTAATCTTGATGCCCAACGAGATTGGGGTTATGCAAAAGATTTTGTCTATGCAATGTGGCTCATGCTACAACAAGAGCAACCAGAAGATTTTGTTATCGCAACTGGTCAAATGCATTCAGTACGTGAGTTTGTTGAACTTTCATTTAAAGAAATAGGCATTACTATTGTGTGGAAAGGTTCCGGTATTGATGAGGTGGGATATGACGTAGAAACAGGTAGGCCACTTGTTTTTGTTGATCCTAATTATTTTCGTCCAGCAGAAGTTGAACAGCTTATTGGTAATGCTACTAAGGCACAAGAAAAACTTGGATGGCAACCACACCTTACATTTTATGATTTGGTTGCATTGATGGTAAAAGAGGATTGTAAGTTTGTTGAAAAAGCAGTTGTATCTGATGGTAATCATAAAAGCAAGAGTGTGCTGAGTAATACCAATGAATAA
- a CDS encoding GDP-L-fucose synthase, translated as MNKRAKIYIAGHRGLVGSALMRMLRKNGYTNFITATRGELDLCDQRAVNSFFEEEKPEYVFLSAAKVGGILANDTYSADFIYDNIMIAANVIHVAYRHKVKKLIFLGSSCIYPRECPQPMKEEYLLTGPLEPTNEWYAIAKISGIKLCQAYNKQHDTNFIVCMPTNLYGIGDNFHGENSHVIPALIKKFHAAKINNEEEVVVWGTGSPRREFLFVDDLADAVVFLMNNYNGSEIINIGTGIDMTIKELALSIKEVIGFQGRLVFDITKPDGTPQKLLAVDKINQLGWHAQINFFDGLTATYKWYQEYVV; from the coding sequence ATGAATAAAAGGGCGAAAATATATATTGCAGGGCATAGAGGTTTAGTGGGTTCAGCGCTTATGCGTATGCTCAGAAAAAATGGCTATACTAATTTTATTACGGCAACACGCGGCGAACTTGATCTGTGTGATCAGCGGGCAGTAAATTCTTTTTTTGAGGAAGAGAAGCCTGAGTATGTTTTTTTATCGGCAGCAAAAGTTGGTGGTATTTTGGCCAATGATACTTATTCGGCAGATTTTATTTATGACAATATTATGATTGCTGCAAATGTGATTCATGTAGCATATAGGCACAAAGTAAAAAAATTAATATTTTTAGGGTCTTCGTGTATTTATCCGCGTGAATGTCCGCAGCCGATGAAAGAAGAATATTTATTAACTGGTCCATTGGAGCCGACAAATGAATGGTATGCGATTGCAAAAATTTCGGGCATAAAATTATGTCAAGCATATAACAAACAACACGATACTAATTTTATTGTTTGTATGCCAACTAATTTGTATGGGATTGGGGATAACTTTCATGGGGAGAATTCTCATGTTATTCCTGCACTTATAAAAAAATTTCATGCGGCGAAAATTAATAATGAAGAAGAAGTTGTGGTGTGGGGGACTGGCAGTCCACGACGCGAGTTTTTGTTTGTTGATGATCTTGCTGACGCGGTTGTATTTTTGATGAATAATTATAATGGCTCTGAGATTATTAATATTGGAACTGGTATTGATATGACTATCAAAGAATTGGCATTGTCTATAAAAGAGGTTATTGGCTTTCAAGGGAGGTTGGTATTTGATATAACTAAACCGGATGGTACACCACAAAAACTTTTAGCCGTTGATAAAATTAATCAACTTGGTTGGCATGCACAAATAAACTTTTTTGATGGACTTACTGCTACATACAAATGGTATCAAGAATATGTTGTATGA
- a CDS encoding UDP-glucose/GDP-mannose dehydrogenase family protein — MFNPVSAYQNIAVIGTGYVGLVTGAGLAEYGNTVICADIDDAKIQNLQIGIIPIYEPGLQELVIKNMEHRRLSFTSNVADAIQTNDVIFIAVGTPMGDDGNADMRAVNSVLQTIAQCIHSPKPENQHILNKRKKIIVIKSTVPVGTGQWARKQLEAMGISPDLFYMVSNPEFLKEGSAVHDFLYPDRIVIGTNHYYPYITMLDIYKAASEKNIFILETSIETAETIKYASNAFLAVKLSYINELANLCDKTGADIAIVAWGMGLDQRISQQFLQPGPGFGGSCFPKDSLALLRIAQKLGTDLHVVEASLIANEKQKRKPVEKLLHLMDNNIAGKTIAVLGLAFKANTDDIRYSPASTTVQMLLENGAFVQAYDPAAIQNMKKLFPNITYSSSAYEALNKADAAIIVTEWAEFSQLDLERVKNLLKTPIIVDTRNMLDPYALKQAGFAFSTMGRGHKNSL; from the coding sequence ATGTTTAACCCCGTTTCTGCATATCAAAATATCGCAGTTATTGGCACAGGATATGTTGGATTAGTAACTGGTGCGGGTCTGGCCGAATATGGCAATACTGTTATATGTGCAGATATTGATGATGCAAAAATTCAGAATCTACAGATAGGAATCATTCCCATTTACGAGCCTGGCCTTCAAGAGCTTGTTATAAAAAACATGGAACATCGTCGTCTCAGTTTTACTAGTAACGTTGCTGATGCAATACAAACAAATGATGTTATCTTTATTGCCGTTGGCACCCCAATGGGAGATGATGGCAATGCTGATATGCGCGCTGTAAATAGCGTATTACAGACTATTGCTCAATGCATACATTCACCTAAACCAGAAAATCAACACATCTTAAACAAAAGAAAGAAAATTATTGTAATAAAAAGCACAGTACCGGTTGGTACTGGCCAATGGGCACGTAAACAATTGGAAGCAATGGGTATATCACCAGATCTTTTTTATATGGTAAGCAATCCTGAATTTTTGAAAGAAGGCAGCGCAGTACATGACTTTTTGTACCCAGATCGCATTGTTATTGGTACAAACCATTATTACCCGTACATCACTATGTTAGATATTTATAAAGCAGCATCAGAAAAAAATATTTTTATACTTGAAACCTCAATAGAAACAGCTGAGACAATAAAGTATGCTTCAAACGCTTTTTTAGCAGTTAAATTAAGCTATATCAATGAACTTGCTAATCTATGTGATAAAACAGGTGCTGATATTGCCATTGTTGCATGGGGAATGGGACTTGATCAAAGAATTAGCCAACAATTTTTACAACCTGGCCCCGGTTTTGGCGGCTCATGCTTTCCTAAGGATTCATTGGCATTATTACGTATTGCCCAAAAATTGGGTACAGACTTGCATGTAGTAGAGGCTTCACTTATAGCAAATGAAAAACAAAAAAGAAAGCCTGTAGAAAAATTATTGCATCTTATGGATAATAATATAGCAGGAAAAACCATTGCTGTTTTAGGATTGGCTTTTAAAGCAAATACTGATGACATTCGCTACTCACCAGCTAGTACCACAGTCCAAATGTTGCTTGAAAATGGTGCTTTTGTACAAGCATACGATCCAGCGGCCATACAAAATATGAAAAAACTCTTTCCAAATATTACCTATTCTTCAAGCGCCTATGAAGCCCTTAACAAAGCTGATGCGGCAATTATTGTCACTGAATGGGCTGAATTTTCTCAACTGGACCTTGAAAGAGTAAAAAATCTTCTTAAAACACCTATTATTGTTGATACACGTAATATGCTTGACCCATATGCGCTTAAACAGGCAGGTTTCGCCTTTTCCACCATGGGAAGGGGGCATAAAAACAGCCTCTAA
- a CDS encoding mechanosensitive ion channel: protein MFAIPENLEIIVRITATLIIGIPLLIIIRRFICNTLSKKINKHVNLLVGKGIFYTGLALIATMVLKDLGFELTALLGAAGIAGIAIGFAAQTTISNLISGIFLLIECPFTVGDTIAYSEVNGIIESIDLLSTKIKTFNGKLIRVPNEIFIKNVVTNNTYYKNRRISFSITIKESQSSSEVISLLTNTLNQCNDCLSTPAPIIFLNKVTYFGVNYTAQMWAPTNKVITAGRSMTELLKNTLERNNIKIIHISHIT, encoded by the coding sequence ATGTTTGCTATACCAGAAAATTTAGAGATTATAGTTCGTATTACAGCTACATTAATAATTGGTATTCCATTATTAATTATAATACGGCGATTTATATGTAATACCCTTTCAAAGAAAATAAATAAACATGTGAATTTGCTTGTAGGTAAAGGAATCTTTTATACCGGCCTTGCACTGATTGCCACTATGGTATTAAAAGATTTAGGTTTTGAATTAACCGCACTTCTAGGTGCTGCAGGTATTGCAGGTATTGCAATTGGTTTTGCTGCACAGACAACTATATCAAATTTAATAAGTGGCATCTTCTTATTAATAGAATGCCCTTTTACCGTTGGCGACACTATCGCATACAGCGAGGTAAATGGCATTATCGAATCAATTGACTTACTTTCTACTAAAATAAAAACATTTAATGGCAAACTTATCCGTGTGCCGAACGAAATTTTTATAAAAAATGTTGTTACTAATAATACGTACTATAAAAATCGCCGTATTTCTTTTTCTATAACTATCAAAGAAAGTCAATCAAGTTCAGAGGTTATTTCATTACTAACAAATACCTTGAACCAATGTAATGACTGTTTAAGTACACCAGCTCCTATTATTTTTCTCAATAAAGTTACCTATTTCGGAGTAAATTATACTGCACAAATGTGGGCACCAACAAATAAAGTTATCACAGCTGGAAGGAGCATGACCGAATTACTAAAAAATACCCTCGAAAGAAATAACATCAAAATAATCCACATTAGCCACATCACATAA